TCCCACACGGCGAAGGCATACATGCCGTTGAGCCGTTCGGCGACCGCCTCGCCCCATTCCAGGTAGCCGTGCAGCACCACCTCGGTGTCGCTGCGGGTCCGGAAGCGGTGACCGCGGCGTCGCAGTTCGCCGCGCAGCTCCCCGAAGTTGTACACCTCGCCGCTGTAGGTGATTGTCACGGTGCCGTCGTCCGTCTGCACCGCCATCGGCTGGGTGCCGCCGTCGATGTCGATGACGGCGAGCCTGCGGTGGCCGAGCCCGGCGTGCCGGTCCAGCTGGACACCGGCGGCGTCCGGGCCCCGGCAGGCCATGGTTGCCGTCATCGCGTCCAGGTCGGCCTGGTGTCGCGCCAGATCCCGATCGTACGAGACCCAGCCCGCAATTCCACACATCTCGTCTACCTGTTCCTCTCGAGCGAACTGTCCGGGTGTGGTCAGGGTTGGAGGCGGCCGGACCTCCACCCGGTGCCGTCGCGGTCGAAGCGCAGCCGACGGTGCAACCGGTCCGGGCTGGACTCCCAGAACTCGACCGACTCCGGCTCAAGCAGGTAGGCCAGCCAGGCATCCGGACGGGGCAACGGCACACCCCCGTCGCCGAGCTGCCGCGCCTGCTCGCGCAACGCGTTCTCGTCGGAGAGGGGCGCGCTCTGCTGCGACGCCACCGACATCGGGTGGGTGGCGACCGGCCGGGCCATCCACAGGGCGTCGGCCTCGTCGGCGCCCAGCGGGCCGGTCGGCCCGCTGACGACCACCTGGCGGGCCACCTCCCTCCAGTAGAGGACACCCGACGCCCAGCGGTTGGCCGCCAACTCCCGGCCCTTGCGGCTGCCGGAGTGACTGGCGAACAACAGTCCGGTGTCGCGCACGGCGAGGACCTGCACCATCCGGGTCGACGGGCGACCGTCGGCGTCGGCGGTCGCCAGCGCCAGCGCACCGGGCTCGCGGACGGCGTCCGCTCGCGCGGCGTCCAGCCAGCTCCGCAGCAGCCCCATCGGCTCGTCGGGCGGAGTGGCGAAGACATTGCCACCCAACTGCTGTGCGGACGTGCTCACGACGGATTCCGGACGGGTCCGAATGCCAGCCCACGGTCGTCGGACGGCCCGGCGTGCAGTCCTTCCACGATGGCCTCCACCTCGGTCATCATCCGTACGGTGGGCGGGTATCCGATCAGCTCGGTGGCCCGGTTCGGCGGCAGGGGCGCGGACAGGTCGGCGGTGGCGTCCCACAGCATGACCGCGCCCCAGCGGTTGGTCTCCCGGTCGGAGATCCAGAACTTCAGACGCATTCCGTGTACCCGCTCCCACGGATGCACGCCCTCCTCCCGCAGGTAGTCGCGCAGTGAGTCGATGGTCTGGGTGGATCCGGCAAGGTCCCACCAGGAGATGGCGGCCTTCATGCGTTCATGACCCCTCGATGTGTGTCAGCGATGCCAGCAGGTCACCCAGCACGCGTTCGCCGTCCTGGGTGAGCACCGACTCCGGGTGGAACTGCACGGAGCTGAAGAGGGCTCCGCGTAGGGCGTGCACCTCACCGGTGGTGCGGTCGTGGCTGACGCGCACCTCGCCGGCCTTGGGACTGTGGAACTGCTCCATCCGCCCGTACGCGACGAAGGAGTTGTAGAAGCCAACCCGTGCCGGGGTGCCGAACAGGTCGATCTCGCGTTGGACACCCTGGTTGGGGATGTCCCGGCGCCGCAGCGGCAGGCCGAGGTGCCGGCACAGCAGTTGGTGGCTCAGGCACACCGCCAGGAACGGGGTACGCCGGGCGAGGAGCTGGTCGATCACCTCGGTGAGGCGGCTCATCCGTGGGTCGGCGGTGTCGCGCGGGTCACCCGGACCGGGGCCGAGGACGACGAGGTCGTGGGCGTCGAACCCGGGGCGGGTGTCGAACCGGGTCACCTGCACCGCCAGGCCGAGTGCCCCTAGCTGGTGGGCCAGCATCGCGCTGAAGGCGTCCTCGGCGTCGACGATCAGGGCTCGGCGGCCGGCCAGGGCGGGCTGCGGCCGCCTGCGGGTCTGCGCGTCGCTGAGCCAGAAGCTCGCGATCGCCGTGTTGCGGCGGTCGAGCGCCTGCCGGATCAGTGGGTGCCGGTCGAGGCGTTCGCCGACGCCCAACGCGGAGAGGACCCCGGCGGCCTTGGTGTGGGTCTCGGCGACCTCGGCGTCGGGATCGGAGTGCCGGACGAGCGTGGCACCGACGCCGACCTCGATGCTGGCGCTGTCGTCGGTCTCCGAGGGCCGGATGTCGACGGTGCGGATCATGATGGCGGCGTCCATTGTCCGTGCGCCACCGGCGTCCCGGCCGATCAGGGCCGCGATGCCGCCGTAGTAGCCGCGGCCGTGCGGTTCGTAGCGGGCGATCACTCGGAAGGCGTTTTCCAGCGGGCTCCCCGTCACGGTCGGGGCGAACATGGTTTCCCGGAGGATGTCCCGGGGGTCCAGACTGCTGGGGCCCTCGATGTTGTACTCGGTGTGCGCGAGCCAGGCCATCTGCCGCAGGAACGGGCCGACCACCCGGCCCCCACCGTCGCACACCCGGGCCATCATCTTGAGCTCCTCGTCGAGGACCATGTACAGCTCGTCGGTCTCCTTGCCGTCGGTGAGGAAGTCGAGGACCTCCGCCAGCACCGGCCCAGTCCTCGGGTAGCGGTAGGTGCCGCTGATCGGGGTCATCGCCGCCACGCCGCCACGCAGGCTGATGTGCCGTTCCGGGGTGGCGCCGACGAAGGTCCGGGTGCCGGTGTGCACGAGGAAGGTCCAGTAGGCGCCGGTCTCCCGGGCGAGCAGCCGGCGGAACAGGCTCAGCGCCGTGCGCGGGGAGTACCCGGTGACGGTGGTGACGTACGACCGCTTGATAACGAAGTTCGAGCCGGCACCGGTGCTGATCTCGTTGGCGAGTACCGCACGTACCGTGTCGGCGTAGGTGTCGTCCTCCGTGTCGAAGCCGCCGTTGGTGAGGCTGATCGGCTCGTCCGGGAGGTGTTCGAACGCTTCGGCCCTGGTCATCGAGCCCTGTTCGGTCACCGACAGGGTGATCAGCGGTGACCCGTCCGCGACGGCGGTGAATCCCCGCTCGGTGATTTGCTGGTGGGGCACCAGCACCAGCGTCTCGTGTAGCGCCTCGTCGCCTGGTCCGGCCCCGTGGAGCGGGGCGTCGGGGAGTGGGACGTCGGCGAGCCGGGCGACGGCGCCGATCCGGCCGGACAGGATCTCCACTCGGTCGCCGTCCACCGACTCGGGGCGGTGCAGCAGGGCGAATGCCTCCCGGCCGGGATCGACGAGCTGTCGGAGCAGACGGGGCGCGTTCACGGGAAGACCTCCTCCGTGGTGGTGACCACCGCGCAGCGCGCGGCCGCGTAGTCGAGCGTCAACTGGTGGTGGTCGGCGGAGAAGTCACCGATGGCGTCGGCGACGAGGAAGGGCTGGATGTCGTTGGTGAACGCGTCGAGGGCGGTGGCCAGCACCCCGACGTGCCCGTAGACCCCGCAGACGATGAGCTGGTCGCGACCCTGCCGGCGTAGTCTGGCCAGCAGGTCCGAACGGTGGAACGCGCTGTAGCGCCACTTGGTGAGAATGTGGTCCGCCGGTCCGGGCGCGAGTTCGGTGACGATCTCTCGGTCGCCGGGTTGCCCGCTCATCCCGGGACCCCAGATGTCCTTGAGCAGGCCGCGCTCCTGCTCGGTCATGCCTCCGGGCTGGGCCGTGTAGTAGGTCGGCACGCGGAGTTCGCCGCATCGCTGGCGTAACTGGACGCAGTTGCGGACCAGCGGCTCGCGTACCGACGGGGCGAACGGGCCGAGGAAGTAACGCTGCATGTCGTGGACGAGCAGCGCTGCCCGGCTGGCGTCGGGAGTCCACTGCGCGATGCTGGCGGGCAGGTCACCCGTGGTCGGAAGCGGGTAGGCGGCGATCGGTGTCAGGCCCGGCACGATTTCTCCTCAGCCCGGTTCGTCAGGGGTATCGCCTGCCAGGCGGAGACCACGGTCTGCGCCTGGCGGAAATTGAGCCGCGGGTCGCAGAGCGAGGTGTACCGCCGGCCGGCCGGCTCGCCGCTGTGCCCGTCGTCGATGCACTCGGTCACGTCGTCGGGGGTCGTCTCGAGGTGCATGCCGCCCGCGACGCCACCTCCGGCGTGCACCGCGACCTGGAACGCGGTGACTTCCCGGATGATGGTCGACAGGACGCGCGTCTTGCGTCCGGTGGATGTGGTCACGGTGTTGCCGTGCAGGGGATCGACCAGCCAGACCACCGGGTGCCCGGCAGCGCGTACGGCCCTCACGAGCGGCGGCAGCCGGTCAGCGGCCACGTCGGCGCCCAGCCGGGCGATCAGGGTGAGACGGCCCGGTTCCCGCAGTGGATCGAGCCGTGCGCACAGGGCGAGCAGGTCGGCGACCGTCATCGTCGGCCCGACCTTGCACGCGACCGGGTTAACCACCTGGGCGAGCAGGGCGACGTGGGCACCGTCGAGCTGCCGGGTCCGCTCACCGATCCACGGCCAGTGGGTGGAGGTGAGTACGAGTCGGCCGGCGCGGTCACGGCGCAGCATCGGAACCTCGTAGTCGAGCAGCAGCGCCTCGTGGCTGGTCCAGACGGGCGCATCGGCGGCACGGCCGGTCCGGAGTTCGCTGATGGTCCGTCTCGCCGACCGGTATCCCACGAGCAGCCGCTGCGGGTCGGGCCGGCGTGCCAGCCGGGTCGCCGCAGGATCGTTTACCAAGTGGCCGCGGTAAACGGGCAGGTCGACGCCGTCGACCTGTTCGGTGGGCCTCGACCGTGGCTTGGCGTACTGGCCGGCGATGCGGCCCACCCGGACGACGGGTCGACCGGTGGCGGTGCTCATGGTGTTGGCGAGGGCGTCGAGCAGGGCCACCTTGCGCCTGACGTGTTCCGCGGTGCATTCCGCAGGGTCCTCCGCGCAGTCACCGGCCTGCAGTACCTGTGCGTGCCCGGCGGCGACGTCGGCGAGTGAACTCTGGAACGTGGGAAGTGACTCCGCCTCGATGAGCGGGGGGAGGCTCGCCAAGACGTCGCGGATTTGCGTGACCTGCTCCGGGTCTTCCCATTCAGGTTGCTGCTGGGCGACCTTGGCCGGTGGAACATCGAGTGAGATGGCGTTCACACTCTCTCCCAACCTCGGACATTTCGGCATTCGCTGGTTACTTCAGGTGTGGCCCGCAGTCGATTCGGCTGGTGAATCGGCTGCGGGCTCACTTACCGACGTGCTGTGGAGTGCGTGAGAGAGACGCGGTCAGTGGATGGGCCGATCAGCTGTGTGGCGGGTAGGGATTGTCCTGAATGTAGAGCCAGGTGCCGTTCACCTGCTGGCGGACGATGTCGCAGAAGTTCCCCGAGAAGCTCACCCGGGTGCCGTCGGGCCCGTCCTGTTCCAGCGTGTAGGTGCCCATCACGGACGCCGAGCGACCAATCACCTTGTTTCCGACGCGCGTTCCGCCGGCCTCCACGATCTGGAGCGGGTTGACCTGGAGGATCGGGTCTGATTCGAACCACTCGACGTAGAACGCGCGAATCGCGGCATGGCCGCGAATGACCGATCCGTCCCAGTCGATGATGGCCGCCTCGCGCTCCTGGAGCGCGATGATCCCGTCGACGTCCTTTGCCACGATCCGCTGACCGAGGAGGTTGATCAGCTCGGCGGGGGTCTGGGCGCCGGCCTGGAGGGCGGCGGCGTTGGCGGCGGGGGCCGGTGCGGCGGTGGTGGTCGGCGCGACGAATCCGGGCACTCGGGCGTGCGCTGCGTGTCCGGCGGAATGGTTGGTGTGTGCCGTTTGGGGGCTTTTCGTATCGGTCTGGCCATAGGCGGAACTGGCCCCGAAGAGGGTGCCGGCGGCCAGCAGGATACCGCAGGCGACAATGGGTAGCGTGCGCTTGATTTCATGCATGACTGTCTCCCCCTAATTGGAAGTGGTTACTAGGGTTTGAGTCGCTCATCTGGCCCGTCATTTACGGGCACGCTTCATGATCCCCGGTTTGTTGTTCGGCGGTCCGATGGCATTGATACAACAGCCCGCCTCTGACCCTGTCAAGACACATTAAGCTCGGGCGGCGACAGTATTTCAACATCATGAATCGCTTGGTGGGGCGTTGTGCCACCGACTCGTGCTTACTACCAGCCAAAACGCGAATCTCCGATTCTCTCCTTCCGGAAGGATGCCCCCAAAACGCGCTGGCCGAAGTTGTGGACTACAGTTGCGGATCTTGGTCTCATGGTGGTCGCACGGCGGTTTGCGAATCCCGTCGGCGCACTTACCTAAACTTTGGCCGTTTTGCTGGCTTTCGGTAGTTCGATCTGGGTGATGGCTATTTCGTAGGTGACGCCGCGGGATGCGTTGTGTTCGTCGTTGGTGTTTCGTGCGGGTGCGGGTGTGTCGGTTGCGGGTATCGGCCAGGTCGATCGCGGTGCCGTCGATCGCGGTGACCAGCAGGCCGAACGCGTACGACTCGGGGCCGAACGTCGGTGTGGACCGGGCGGCGTCGGTGAACACCTGCTCCGTCACCGCCGCCGGGAGCCTGGCCCGGGCCTTCGACACCGCCGCCGCGGTCGGTACGCCCTCGACCCGGGTGCGGGGGGTCCGTGAGATCACCCGTGCGGCCACCACCACCGGCATGAATACCGGATGACGACAGCCTGGCTGGAGTTCAAATGAGAGCGATGGTCCGATTCGGACGGCGCCGCCGGTGTGTTGTCACGGCCGAGCTCCCCGCCCCTGCCACTGCCCGAGGTCCGACCGGTGCCCGGTCGACCACGCCCTTACGAAGTCCGCTGGTGCCCCGAGCCACTGCGCAGCGGGTGGCTCGCTACGCCGGTGCCCACGCCGGGGCGGCAGGCCGCGACCTGCCGGGGCTTGCGGGGGGCGGGGCAGGCATCGGGCGCGGTTGCCAGTTGCACCGTGCGGAACGCGTGGGCGAGCATGCACGTGGTGATCGTGTGGTGCCAGGCGGTCCAGGTGCGCACCTGGTACTGGTCGAGACCGATCAGTTCGTCGCCGGGTTGCTCCGGCTGCCCCGCGCGGTGTCGCCGCTCCGCCGCGCTGATCAGGACGGACGCGGGTGTACGGCGGCGCGCGTGGGCCACGAAGTAGGCGACATCGTGCGGGTTGTCGACCGACCGCCGCATCATGAGCGACTGGGCGAACCCACGGGTGGGGACCTCGCCACCGACCAGCAGGCTGCCGCCGAGTCCGACGAGCGCCCAGTCGTGCGTACGTCCGGTCGTCCGTTCGGTCCGGCGGTGCCAGTAACTGTCGGCGATCTGACCGAGGATCTGTTCGGGGCCGGTCGTGGTGGCCGACCTGGTTGCACCGACCCTGATCAGGGGCAGCGTCGCCGGCACGGCCGCGATGTACGGCAGGGCACGCTGCACGCACCAGTCGCGGACCTGCGGATGCTGGGCGTATCCGTCGTCGAGGCTGACCCAGCTGAACGGCACCGCCGCATCGACTGCCTCGGCCAGCAGCTCGACGGCCTGCTCCGGCCGGGAGGCGTACGCGACGTCGGCGGGAATGCCCGCCTTCCTGCGGCGCACCGAGTCGGCGATCCAGGTGCGCGGTAGGTGCAGCCGATGCCCGACGTACGCCGTCCCGGCCGGCGCGGCGTACGCCAGCATGACCGCGACCTGGCAGTTCTCGACGCGGTTGGTGAGCGTGCAGTGCTGCGGTCCCACCCCGACGGACTTGTCGCCCCGCTTGATCACCTGGGCGTCGCGGATGACGAGCATGGCGTCCGGGTCGCCCAGGTGCTCGATCACGTACGAGCGGACCTCGGACTCCAGGGCGTCGGCGCTCCACGCGCCCCGCGACAGCAGCGCCTGCATGCGGCCCGGGTGGCTGTGCCCGGCCCGTTCGGACAAGGACCAGCAGTTCTTCTTCGGCAGGTCCGACAGCAGCCCTTCGACCAGATCGTGGAAGACGACGCGGGGCTCGGGGCGGGCGAACACGTGCCCGACACGGTCCGTCAATTGTCGCAGTTGCGACGCCCAGCCGGGGGGCAGGCCGTTGGCCACCAGGGTCACCCAATCTGCCAGCTGCCCGCGCCGGACGGACCGGCGCGAGCAGCGAGCGTGGCGAGGTCGGTTCAGGCGACGGCGGTGCCCTCGAGCTCGACCAGTTGGCCGGGGATCGCCAGGCGCGTCACCCCGAGCATCGTCGTGGTCGGCGCGACACCCGCAGCCCCCAGTCGCCCGGCGAGCACGCCATAGTGGGGGAACAGCTGGTCGACGTCGGTGGTGTAGACGTTCAATCGGATGAGGTTCGCCAGGGTCATGCCCGCTTCCTTCAGCACGGCCTCCAGGTTGTCGACGCACAGCGCGAGCTGCGCGGCCATGTCGCCGTCGTGCTCGGGCTTACCCTCCGGGCTCATCGACGTCTGTCCCGAGACGTACAGCGTCCGGGTCTGACCAGAAACGACTTCACCCTGGTTGAAGCCCATCTCGAGCGACCAGTTCACCGGGTTGACCGCGATACGCTCTGCTGCCACAGTTACTCCTTGACTCATTGAGGGCGAGCTCGGTTGAGGACGCGTGCGTCACGCTGCCTGAGCAGGTGGCGTGACGCGCTTCTGCGGACGAGTGTCACAAGGAATCACGACACCTTGTGTCAGGTATTCCGGGGCTGTCCCTGGCTAGAGTTGTCCTGTGCGCGCCGATCGGCTTGTCTCGCTGATGTTGCTTCTTCGCCAGCGTGGTCAGTTGACCGTCGACACCCTGGCGCGGGAGCTCGAGGTCTCCACCCGCACGGTGCTGCGTGACGTCGAAGCGCTGTCCGCCGCCGGTGTGCCCGTCTACACCGAGCGGGGCCGCCACGGAGGCGTCGCT
Above is a window of Micromonospora yangpuensis DNA encoding:
- a CDS encoding IS701 family transposase; translation: MTLVANGLPPGWASQLRQLTDRVGHVFARPEPRVVFHDLVEGLLSDLPKKNCWSLSERAGHSHPGRMQALLSRGAWSADALESEVRSYVIEHLGDPDAMLVIRDAQVIKRGDKSVGVGPQHCTLTNRVENCQVAVMLAYAAPAGTAYVGHRLHLPRTWIADSVRRRKAGIPADVAYASRPEQAVELLAEAVDAAVPFSWVSLDDGYAQHPQVRDWCVQRALPYIAAVPATLPLIRVGATRSATTTGPEQILGQIADSYWHRRTERTTGRTHDWALVGLGGSLLVGGEVPTRGFAQSLMMRRSVDNPHDVAYFVAHARRRTPASVLISAAERRHRAGQPEQPGDELIGLDQYQVRTWTAWHHTITTCMLAHAFRTVQLATAPDACPAPRKPRQVAACRPGVGTGVASHPLRSGSGHQRTS
- a CDS encoding anthranilate synthase family protein, yielding MNAPRLLRQLVDPGREAFALLHRPESVDGDRVEILSGRIGAVARLADVPLPDAPLHGAGPGDEALHETLVLVPHQQITERGFTAVADGSPLITLSVTEQGSMTRAEAFEHLPDEPISLTNGGFDTEDDTYADTVRAVLANEISTGAGSNFVIKRSYVTTVTGYSPRTALSLFRRLLARETGAYWTFLVHTGTRTFVGATPERHISLRGGVAAMTPISGTYRYPRTGPVLAEVLDFLTDGKETDELYMVLDEELKMMARVCDGGGRVVGPFLRQMAWLAHTEYNIEGPSSLDPRDILRETMFAPTVTGSPLENAFRVIARYEPHGRGYYGGIAALIGRDAGGARTMDAAIMIRTVDIRPSETDDSASIEVGVGATLVRHSDPDAEVAETHTKAAGVLSALGVGERLDRHPLIRQALDRRNTAIASFWLSDAQTRRRPQPALAGRRALIVDAEDAFSAMLAHQLGALGLAVQVTRFDTRPGFDAHDLVVLGPGPGDPRDTADPRMSRLTEVIDQLLARRTPFLAVCLSHQLLCRHLGLPLRRRDIPNQGVQREIDLFGTPARVGFYNSFVAYGRMEQFHSPKAGEVRVSHDRTTGEVHALRGALFSSVQFHPESVLTQDGERVLGDLLASLTHIEGS
- a CDS encoding 3-deoxy-7-phosphoheptulonate synthase, with protein sequence MNAISLDVPPAKVAQQQPEWEDPEQVTQIRDVLASLPPLIEAESLPTFQSSLADVAAGHAQVLQAGDCAEDPAECTAEHVRRKVALLDALANTMSTATGRPVVRVGRIAGQYAKPRSRPTEQVDGVDLPVYRGHLVNDPAATRLARRPDPQRLLVGYRSARRTISELRTGRAADAPVWTSHEALLLDYEVPMLRRDRAGRLVLTSTHWPWIGERTRQLDGAHVALLAQVVNPVACKVGPTMTVADLLALCARLDPLREPGRLTLIARLGADVAADRLPPLVRAVRAAGHPVVWLVDPLHGNTVTTSTGRKTRVLSTIIREVTAFQVAVHAGGGVAGGMHLETTPDDVTECIDDGHSGEPAGRRYTSLCDPRLNFRQAQTVVSAWQAIPLTNRAEEKSCRA
- a CDS encoding YybH family protein; its protein translation is MHEIKRTLPIVACGILLAAGTLFGASSAYGQTDTKSPQTAHTNHSAGHAAHARVPGFVAPTTTAAPAPAANAAALQAGAQTPAELINLLGQRIVAKDVDGIIALQEREAAIIDWDGSVIRGHAAIRAFYVEWFESDPILQVNPLQIVEAGGTRVGNKVIGRSASVMGTYTLEQDGPDGTRVSFSGNFCDIVRQQVNGTWLYIQDNPYPPHS
- a CDS encoding isochorismatase family protein, producing MPGLTPIAAYPLPTTGDLPASIAQWTPDASRAALLVHDMQRYFLGPFAPSVREPLVRNCVQLRQRCGELRVPTYYTAQPGGMTEQERGLLKDIWGPGMSGQPGDREIVTELAPGPADHILTKWRYSAFHRSDLLARLRRQGRDQLIVCGVYGHVGVLATALDAFTNDIQPFLVADAIGDFSADHHQLTLDYAAARCAVVTTTEEVFP
- a CDS encoding RidA family protein translates to MAAERIAVNPVNWSLEMGFNQGEVVSGQTRTLYVSGQTSMSPEGKPEHDGDMAAQLALCVDNLEAVLKEAGMTLANLIRLNVYTTDVDQLFPHYGVLAGRLGAAGVAPTTTMLGVTRLAIPGQLVELEGTAVA
- the phzG gene encoding phenazine biosynthesis FMN-dependent oxidase PhzG → MSTSAQQLGGNVFATPPDEPMGLLRSWLDAARADAVREPGALALATADADGRPSTRMVQVLAVRDTGLLFASHSGSRKGRELAANRWASGVLYWREVARQVVVSGPTGPLGADEADALWMARPVATHPMSVASQQSAPLSDENALREQARQLGDGGVPLPRPDAWLAYLLEPESVEFWESSPDRLHRRLRFDRDGTGWRSGRLQP